In a single window of the Luteolibacter sp. Y139 genome:
- a CDS encoding methyltransferase domain-containing protein translates to MSANSNPYETERLLSEYLLFHYGTAEEILPGSAPAGMRDALDFAVRTTRHFSPGTVERTLDLGCAVGRSTYEMSRSSQETLGIDFSQNFVRAAAAMAGAPLPYARLDEAHKRTPLLARLPEGLPPNQVRFETGDAMNLRADLKNFDRVHAANLLCRLTEPDRLLERLPSLVRPGGELVIATPCTWLGEYTPPQNWPQGSTLDWLKEKLGGHFELISVNDEPFLIRETARKFQWTASMVTAWKRLLS, encoded by the coding sequence GTGAGCGCGAATTCGAATCCCTACGAAACCGAGCGCCTGCTCTCGGAATACCTGCTCTTCCACTACGGCACCGCTGAAGAGATCCTGCCCGGGTCCGCTCCCGCCGGCATGCGGGACGCACTCGACTTCGCGGTGCGGACTACCCGGCATTTCTCACCCGGCACGGTGGAACGCACGCTCGACCTCGGCTGTGCGGTGGGCCGCTCCACCTACGAGATGTCTCGTAGTTCGCAGGAAACGCTCGGCATCGATTTTTCCCAGAACTTCGTCCGCGCCGCCGCTGCGATGGCAGGCGCTCCCCTGCCCTACGCCCGCCTCGATGAAGCCCACAAGCGGACGCCCCTGCTCGCGCGTCTGCCGGAAGGCCTGCCGCCGAACCAGGTTCGCTTCGAGACTGGCGACGCGATGAACCTTCGCGCCGACCTCAAGAACTTCGACCGTGTGCACGCTGCCAATCTGCTGTGCCGCCTGACCGAGCCGGATCGCTTGTTAGAACGGTTGCCGTCATTGGTGCGCCCCGGTGGTGAACTCGTGATCGCCACGCCCTGCACCTGGCTCGGCGAATACACGCCACCGCAGAATTGGCCCCAGGGCAGCACGCTGGACTGGCTGAAGGAGAAGCTCGGCGGACATTTCGAACTGATCTCGGTGAACGACGAGCCCTTCCTGATCCGCGAGACCGCCCGGAAGTTCCAGTGGACCGCCTCGATGGTCACGGCTTGGAAGCGACTACTTTCGTAA
- the tsaB gene encoding tRNA (adenosine(37)-N6)-threonylcarbamoyltransferase complex dimerization subunit type 1 TsaB, with amino-acid sequence MPDAARLFIESSTPRASLALLRGSAVVHEETFTGDRSHNALLFAPLERALAVLETGESLAEVVIGTGPGSYSGTRVGIAAGQGVALVHGCPAVGLSSLVAVPSARPGALAVGDARRGSAWRAGFGEEPELCGVEELAEEIRGVLSGGHAVFSLETVGKVGLPGDLAERVLLEQPTAALLAKAWLGLSAEERARLAALPVQPAYLRPPHVTEAKGGHPLLRK; translated from the coding sequence GTGCCGGACGCCGCCCGATTGTTCATAGAAAGTAGCACTCCCCGTGCCTCGCTGGCCCTGCTGCGTGGCAGCGCGGTGGTCCACGAGGAGACTTTCACCGGCGACCGCAGCCACAATGCTCTGCTGTTTGCCCCGCTGGAGCGGGCGCTGGCGGTGTTGGAGACCGGCGAATCGCTGGCCGAGGTGGTGATCGGCACCGGTCCGGGGAGCTACAGCGGCACCCGGGTGGGAATCGCGGCGGGCCAAGGTGTAGCGCTGGTACATGGCTGCCCGGCCGTGGGGCTCAGCTCGCTGGTGGCGGTGCCGTCGGCGAGACCGGGGGCGCTGGCGGTGGGGGATGCCCGGCGCGGGAGCGCGTGGCGTGCGGGATTTGGCGAGGAGCCGGAGCTTTGCGGCGTGGAGGAGCTGGCGGAGGAAATCCGCGGGGTTTTATCGGGGGGGCACGCGGTGTTTTCGTTGGAGACGGTGGGGAAGGTCGGGCTGCCGGGGGATCTGGCGGAGCGGGTTTTGTTGGAGCAGCCGACTGCGGCGCTTTTGGCGAAGGCGTGGCTGGGGCTTTCAGCGGAGGAACGGGCGAGGCTGGCAGCGCTGCCGGTGCAGCCGGCTTACCTGAGGCCGCCGCATGTGACGGAGGCGAAGGGCGGGCATCCGCTGTTACGAAAGTAG
- a CDS encoding cupin domain-containing protein — protein MKRYHPVHLAELPPIACCCGTTRRAFVDLPDAPASAHYLEVKDEPTSHYHLKTTEIYVVLEGEGFLELDGEQVPVKPLSAVMIRPGCRHRAIGKMKILNIPVPKHDDADFYYDEAAAKPGETPVH, from the coding sequence ATGAAACGCTACCACCCCGTCCACCTCGCGGAGCTGCCGCCAATCGCCTGCTGCTGCGGCACCACCCGGCGGGCCTTTGTCGATCTGCCGGACGCCCCGGCCTCCGCGCACTACCTGGAAGTGAAGGATGAGCCGACCAGCCACTACCACCTGAAGACCACCGAGATCTATGTGGTGTTAGAGGGCGAAGGCTTCCTGGAACTCGATGGCGAGCAGGTCCCGGTGAAGCCGCTCAGCGCGGTGATGATCCGGCCCGGTTGCCGCCATCGCGCGATCGGAAAAATGAAGATTCTCAACATCCCCGTGCCGAAGCACGACGACGCCGACTTCTACTACGACGAAGCCGCGGCGAAACCCGGTGAAACACCTGTCCATTGA